Part of the Natrinema salinisoli genome is shown below.
CGTTTCACCGTCAGGTTCGTTCGTCGTATGACCAGTCTGAAATTCTCCTCGGAGGTACTGCTCGCCACGTCCTGTCAGACGGTACTTCCCCCGTTCGACCTTCTTGAGGAGATCATGCTCGTTGAGCACGAGTAGCCGGCGGTTCACTTCTTTCCGGCTGTAGTCAGTATTAATGGCGACGACCGTCGGAGAGAGAACTAATTTGGAACCGTGGAAGACGGTGAGGATCTCGTCGTCCATCGGCGTCATCCACTCGGGTTGTCGACGGATCCGATTAGGATCGCTCAGTAACACGCGCGACCACTCTGTCATTCGCACGTCGTTCGTCACTGGATCGTAGAGGCCGAGGACGACCAGCAGAGCGGCGGTGCCATGGATCCAGTGGACAAGCGACGGTGCGAACAGTTCGGCAATCGGCGCCCCGACCACAGCCAGGATCAGTC
Proteins encoded:
- a CDS encoding ArsR family transcriptional regulator; amino-acid sequence: MNEVAPFAGYNLVVGTIIALELLYFLSLEASVTAYRRFVLVTVGGLILAVVGAPIAELFAPSLVHWIHGTAALLVVLGLYDPVTNDVRMTEWSRVLLSDPNRIRRQPEWMTPMDDEILTVFHGSKLVLSPTVVAINTDYSRKEVNRRLLVLNEHDLLKKVERGKYRLTGRGEQYLRGEFQTGHTTNEPDGETDVLR